One Parasphingorhabdus cellanae genomic region harbors:
- a CDS encoding M16 family metallopeptidase: MRQIFRLRFSLALVVIGMLFAGLSDVAVAQQQRGFAHEGSDLKPDPRVVYGTLDNGLRYAVMKNSTPSGVAALRMRIATGSLNETEKQLGIAHFLEHMAFNGSKNVAEGEMVKRLERYGLAFGADTNASTGFSQTTYKLNLPTVGEDILNEAFFLMRETAQNLTLDRKAIARERGVIAAEKRSRDSVNFRALVANMGFLTEGSGLVDRLPIGTDETIASMPRSEFVKYYRAFYRPENTFIVFVGDLDEDVAIKKIETYFGNWRSSAAPVPAAVIPPANVAPGQIGYHHNDEILTFVSLGVKHPYINRPDNMARRKEGFLRGLGAQIVNRRLDRKIDAGDAAYLNASISRYAPEDTVDAWIIRMRSNPDNWREALAGGDQEVRRAFTYGFSQDEMDEVLARWRKGLQVAVNRKDTRKTYGTVEYNYATELVDRFAKERVFTSPEADLERFEKFVAEVTLEDVERVFRERWTGIENPFVYLATNKKLSNPEAEIRAALDAAREIAVSPLEKEPAQKFAYTDFGKPGLVARETYLPDANAYTVTFANNVRLNFKQTDFDADTIGIRVRVGSGFLSMPQKNESLRRLAENLLNGSGVQGHSSDELRTLFAGKRVGTRVRLRPDNDALEIIGGTNRENLADQLNLMTAHVTAPAYRAQTVTRYHDKMKAWYPTHDATPMTVAEKELPRMIRSGDARYGYDDLDSFLAPEIQDVRDWMGPQLKDGLIEITIVGDVERAAAIAEVARTFGALPKRADSKDAFSDMRQLDFPTPPEAPFTYYHQGNTDQAVVRVYWPAPDASDAVNVFRMQVLRSIFRNRLSNVLREEMGATYSPGAGLFANDLFEDYGYIFASVTAAPEKVEEVHQAVLKVGENLAEGTIDQDIFGRAIKPIIDDIDSTQENNSYWMSVLGDAQTEGHGIARHRLREEVLTTMTVEDVNALAAEVFISDKAVAGYILPTSDDDIPTDIVEVIDSDL, from the coding sequence ATGCGACAGATTTTCCGGTTGCGATTCTCGCTTGCGCTCGTTGTTATAGGGATGCTGTTTGCGGGCCTGTCTGACGTCGCGGTTGCCCAACAACAACGCGGCTTCGCGCATGAGGGAAGTGACCTAAAGCCCGATCCTCGGGTCGTTTATGGCACACTCGATAATGGACTGCGTTACGCGGTAATGAAGAACAGCACGCCAAGTGGTGTGGCTGCGTTGCGGATGCGAATTGCGACGGGGTCTTTGAACGAGACCGAAAAACAACTGGGAATTGCTCATTTCCTGGAACATATGGCGTTTAACGGATCCAAAAATGTGGCTGAAGGGGAGATGGTCAAACGGCTAGAGCGCTATGGTTTAGCCTTTGGCGCGGATACCAATGCCAGCACTGGTTTCAGCCAGACGACCTACAAACTCAATCTACCAACCGTTGGGGAGGATATACTCAACGAAGCCTTTTTCCTGATGCGCGAAACGGCCCAAAACCTGACGCTTGACCGCAAGGCGATTGCGCGTGAACGCGGGGTTATTGCTGCAGAAAAGCGCAGCCGGGATTCCGTCAATTTCCGCGCACTGGTCGCCAATATGGGTTTCCTGACCGAAGGCAGCGGACTGGTCGATCGTTTGCCGATCGGCACGGATGAAACCATTGCCAGCATGCCGCGCTCGGAATTTGTAAAATATTACCGCGCTTTTTATCGACCGGAAAATACCTTTATCGTTTTTGTCGGCGATCTGGATGAAGATGTGGCGATCAAAAAGATCGAGACCTATTTCGGCAATTGGCGCTCTTCCGCTGCACCGGTACCGGCGGCAGTTATCCCCCCGGCCAATGTTGCGCCGGGCCAGATCGGCTATCATCATAATGACGAGATATTGACCTTTGTCTCGCTGGGCGTGAAGCATCCGTATATCAATAGGCCGGACAATATGGCGCGGCGCAAAGAGGGTTTTCTGCGCGGGCTGGGCGCGCAGATTGTCAATCGCCGGCTGGACCGGAAAATTGACGCAGGCGATGCCGCCTATCTCAATGCCTCCATCAGCCGCTATGCACCGGAGGACACCGTCGATGCGTGGATCATCCGGATGCGCAGCAATCCCGATAATTGGCGGGAAGCGCTGGCTGGCGGGGACCAGGAAGTCCGCCGTGCGTTCACCTACGGCTTTTCGCAGGACGAAATGGACGAAGTGCTCGCCCGGTGGCGCAAGGGATTGCAGGTCGCGGTCAATCGCAAAGACACGCGCAAAACTTATGGGACCGTGGAATATAATTATGCCACGGAACTGGTCGACCGCTTCGCCAAAGAGCGGGTATTCACATCGCCGGAAGCAGATCTCGAGCGGTTTGAAAAATTCGTGGCCGAGGTCACATTGGAGGATGTCGAACGGGTCTTTCGCGAACGCTGGACCGGCATCGAGAATCCGTTTGTTTATCTCGCGACCAATAAAAAACTGAGCAATCCTGAGGCTGAAATCCGCGCTGCGCTAGATGCCGCGCGCGAAATCGCAGTCTCGCCTCTGGAAAAGGAACCGGCGCAGAAATTCGCCTATACCGATTTCGGCAAGCCCGGCCTGGTTGCTCGGGAAACCTATCTGCCCGATGCTAATGCCTATACGGTGACCTTTGCCAATAATGTGCGGCTGAATTTCAAACAAACCGATTTTGATGCAGATACAATCGGCATCCGGGTCCGGGTCGGCAGTGGTTTTCTCTCCATGCCGCAAAAAAACGAGAGCTTGAGGCGGCTTGCGGAAAATCTGCTCAACGGCAGCGGGGTGCAAGGACACAGTTCGGACGAGTTGCGGACGCTATTTGCGGGGAAACGGGTCGGCACGCGGGTGCGGTTGCGCCCCGACAATGACGCGCTGGAGATTATCGGCGGGACCAACCGGGAAAATCTGGCCGACCAGCTCAATCTGATGACTGCGCATGTGACTGCGCCAGCCTATCGCGCGCAGACCGTGACACGCTACCATGACAAGATGAAGGCTTGGTACCCGACGCATGACGCGACCCCGATGACGGTGGCTGAAAAAGAATTGCCGCGCATGATCCGATCCGGCGATGCGCGCTATGGCTATGACGACCTCGACAGCTTTCTGGCCCCGGAAATTCAGGATGTACGCGACTGGATGGGACCGCAGCTGAAAGACGGGCTGATCGAGATCACGATTGTCGGCGACGTCGAACGCGCCGCCGCGATTGCTGAGGTTGCCCGGACATTTGGGGCGCTGCCCAAGCGGGCGGACAGCAAGGATGCATTTTCCGACATGCGCCAGCTCGATTTCCCCACCCCGCCGGAAGCCCCTTTCACTTATTATCATCAGGGCAATACCGATCAGGCCGTAGTGCGTGTTTACTGGCCCGCTCCGGATGCGTCGGACGCCGTCAATGTTTTCCGGATGCAGGTGCTGCGCAGCATCTTCCGTAACCGGCTGAGCAATGTGCTGCGCGAGGAAATGGGAGCAACCTATTCTCCCGGTGCTGGTTTATTCGCTAACGATCTGTTTGAAGACTATGGCTATATATTTGCCAGCGTCACAGCCGCGCCCGAAAAAGTCGAAGAAGTTCATCAAGCTGTTCTAAAGGTTGGTGAGAATCTTGCCGAAGGAACGATTGATCAGGATATATTCGGCCGTGCGATAAAGCCGATTATCGACGATATTGACAGCACGCAGGAAAATAACAGCTACTGGATGTCGGTGCTGGGCGACGCACAAACCGAGGGGCACGGGATCGCCCGGCACCGGCTACGCGAAGAGGTTTTGACGACGATGACGGTGGAGGATGTCAACGCGTTGGCCGCAGAAGTTTTTATTTCTGATAAGGCTGTCGCTGGCTATATCCT
- a CDS encoding TonB-dependent receptor has translation MQSRSFKMLQAAILASTANIAIVGSAHAQEQIMSFDMPDQSLSAALKDYALKTGKNLVYPPKMVADKRAKAVSGQLTPTQALRLLLRGTLISFREIRPNVVALSLNNKSQFQQNRTAATAAATASTPAVVQRASTLADIQDSPSSKDGATGVVSGTVVNTSTGVALKGALVRIDGTNLESVTDDRGQYYFPAVPRGQQMVRVEYLGEQVETVIISVSPGSRQQANVQIGQANQDIVVFGYRSSIQQALNKQKNVDNSATIVSSDLLGGFPAETVSEALRRVPGVAFGRDDATGEGSRVTVRGFSSEAINVQLNGIDLQGTSFERTVDLSGFLTDNISEITIHKSLLPSHEATGSGGLVEIETKSALDYGDFSLNFGIEGESGFDRKFGEEFEANGTISKKLAPNFGIAATLQYRKTNRLNFDANVNDIIPAILPAGFTSFGLVPVADFEFPFDPGVQQQIIFGANYNRRDRSEEAILGSINLAWDVADHTRLRLDLQRNVRDTQTLVSNTSVGFVLAGIDMPIPELNNEVRRRRTINQFRPAINLNTTDNKLTTSTISFRGDTDIDRWNFKYKAGYSRSVSKGNNSSIALIGKPASNVIDLVNGDTVIINPDDDAGQPPRVVDGVVVSVSNGLPAASLSAAGIDYLFDPSNYNVLRAQRTLIDSPTDSYVGEFSARYNTPLDFLNYVELGVKYDSRTRQTLDNPTNPAFSASSRYFRIFRRDTEASLLDGGNFFSQDLGIIGASGTDIPSLTRASSDLIFADLANFTADDPSTPDFNEERFVFDDFTQLDPILDGGGALFPTEVTEEKLAGYLQTKFELGDFNLIAGVRYEREKRDAFTITTPSLRFDNITVPQTDLIVAGLVDFNTQGATVETWTPSFLLTYRPIDNITARLGYFRSTVYPSIQLLNRSTTIQGDLRAANPRITIREANPDIKPTVTDNFDLDIAYYFDDTPGLIKFSLFYKKISNNFTNILNSFGNIASDEIVRDRYLEFFDPLVGQYPQITAIPDDTTYFFSRPENGEGGNIWGAEFEIIRRLDFLPGFLSDFGVLGNVTYTNAEFPTLVPIVEGVGADREFTQISLNRQLQDQAKWVYNISLDYERDGFQGRLIYTRQSSSGVIYDEFNLNTVTPAFATLDARFSYNFEKFGGLWTIFLEGDDLLTGSKEADIRSAVSSQFGDGDASFFYPQSFQFNGGRTVTFGIRAKF, from the coding sequence ATGCAATCTCGTTCGTTCAAAATGCTGCAGGCAGCAATCCTGGCTAGTACCGCCAACATCGCAATTGTTGGATCGGCGCATGCCCAAGAACAGATCATGTCGTTTGATATGCCAGATCAGTCCCTGTCTGCAGCATTGAAGGACTATGCTCTGAAGACGGGAAAAAATCTCGTTTACCCGCCTAAAATGGTGGCCGACAAGCGAGCTAAGGCTGTCTCGGGCCAGCTTACCCCAACACAGGCGTTGCGACTATTGCTGAGAGGTACGTTAATTTCATTCCGCGAGATCCGGCCTAACGTAGTAGCGCTTAGTCTTAACAATAAGTCACAGTTCCAGCAAAATAGAACCGCTGCAACCGCGGCAGCGACTGCTTCGACACCGGCCGTTGTTCAAAGAGCCTCAACATTGGCCGATATACAAGACAGTCCTTCATCGAAGGACGGGGCGACCGGCGTGGTGTCAGGAACGGTGGTGAATACCAGCACAGGCGTCGCGCTGAAGGGGGCGTTGGTGCGCATCGACGGAACAAATCTGGAAAGCGTTACAGATGATCGCGGCCAATATTATTTTCCTGCGGTTCCGCGTGGGCAGCAGATGGTCCGGGTGGAATATTTGGGTGAGCAGGTAGAGACAGTGATTATATCTGTCTCCCCTGGGTCTCGACAGCAAGCTAATGTGCAAATCGGTCAGGCCAATCAGGACATTGTCGTCTTCGGCTATCGCAGCAGCATTCAGCAAGCGCTGAACAAACAGAAAAATGTGGATAACAGTGCGACGATCGTGTCGTCGGATTTATTGGGTGGTTTTCCGGCGGAAACAGTATCGGAAGCGCTGCGGCGGGTGCCTGGCGTGGCCTTTGGGCGAGACGATGCAACCGGCGAAGGATCTCGCGTCACTGTGCGTGGCTTTAGTTCTGAGGCTATCAACGTCCAATTGAACGGGATTGATTTGCAAGGCACTAGCTTCGAACGGACTGTGGATTTGAGTGGTTTTCTGACTGACAACATCTCTGAAATTACCATCCATAAATCGTTGCTTCCCAGTCATGAAGCAACAGGATCAGGTGGTCTTGTAGAAATCGAAACCAAGTCCGCATTGGATTATGGCGATTTCTCGCTCAATTTCGGCATTGAGGGGGAAAGCGGATTTGATCGGAAATTCGGCGAAGAATTTGAAGCCAATGGTACTATTTCGAAAAAACTGGCACCCAATTTTGGTATTGCAGCGACGTTGCAATATCGCAAAACTAATCGGTTGAATTTTGATGCCAATGTAAACGATATTATCCCGGCGATATTACCAGCGGGATTCACTTCATTTGGACTTGTCCCGGTGGCGGATTTCGAATTTCCCTTCGACCCCGGCGTTCAACAACAAATCATTTTCGGAGCTAATTATAATCGGCGCGACAGATCGGAAGAAGCGATCTTGGGCTCTATAAATTTGGCGTGGGACGTTGCCGATCATACGCGGTTGCGCCTGGACCTACAGCGTAATGTGCGCGATACACAAACTCTTGTATCAAACACATCAGTGGGTTTTGTCCTGGCAGGCATTGATATGCCCATTCCGGAGCTGAACAACGAAGTGCGACGGCGCCGGACCATCAACCAGTTCCGTCCAGCGATTAATTTGAATACGACTGACAATAAGCTGACAACAAGCACTATCAGTTTCCGAGGTGATACCGATATAGATCGTTGGAATTTCAAGTATAAAGCAGGCTACTCTCGCTCTGTTTCCAAAGGCAATAATTCGTCTATTGCCCTGATAGGTAAGCCAGCCAGTAATGTAATCGATCTCGTCAACGGTGACACGGTCATCATCAATCCAGACGATGACGCCGGTCAGCCACCCCGGGTTGTTGATGGTGTGGTTGTATCGGTAAGCAATGGTTTGCCTGCAGCATCGCTTAGCGCAGCGGGTATTGATTATCTTTTCGACCCGAGCAATTATAATGTCTTGCGGGCGCAGCGAACGCTGATCGATAGCCCGACGGATTCATATGTTGGGGAATTCAGCGCCCGATACAATACCCCTTTGGATTTTTTGAATTATGTGGAGTTGGGGGTCAAGTATGATTCGCGTACCAGACAAACGCTAGATAATCCTACCAATCCTGCCTTTTCGGCCAGTAGCCGATATTTTAGAATTTTTAGACGTGATACCGAAGCGTCGTTGTTGGATGGCGGGAACTTCTTTAGCCAGGATCTCGGTATAATAGGTGCATCTGGTACTGACATTCCTTCTCTTACAAGAGCATCTTCAGACCTGATATTTGCCGACTTGGCTAATTTCACGGCGGACGACCCATCTACTCCAGATTTTAACGAAGAGCGATTCGTCTTTGATGACTTTACTCAGCTTGACCCGATTTTGGATGGCGGTGGCGCCTTGTTTCCAACCGAGGTTACCGAGGAAAAGCTTGCCGGATATCTTCAGACAAAATTCGAATTGGGCGATTTCAATCTCATCGCTGGGGTTCGTTATGAGCGCGAGAAGCGGGACGCATTTACGATCACAACTCCTTCACTTAGGTTTGATAATATAACGGTGCCGCAGACAGATTTGATTGTGGCTGGTTTGGTCGACTTTAATACACAAGGCGCAACCGTGGAAACATGGACACCCAGTTTCCTCCTCACATATCGGCCAATTGACAACATCACTGCGCGTCTTGGTTATTTCCGTTCTACTGTTTATCCATCGATCCAGTTGCTCAACAGATCAACAACGATTCAGGGTGATTTGCGGGCAGCGAACCCCCGCATTACGATTCGAGAAGCCAATCCAGATATCAAGCCAACTGTCACCGATAATTTCGACTTGGATATCGCTTATTATTTTGACGATACGCCCGGCTTGATAAAGTTCAGTCTATTTTACAAAAAAATCTCCAATAATTTCACTAACATTCTCAATTCTTTTGGGAATATTGCAAGTGATGAGATCGTTAGAGATCGCTATTTGGAATTCTTTGATCCGCTGGTGGGACAATATCCTCAAATCACGGCCATTCCTGACGATACAACCTATTTCTTTAGTCGGCCCGAAAATGGAGAGGGCGGTAACATCTGGGGCGCTGAATTTGAGATTATTCGTCGCCTTGATTTTTTACCCGGTTTCTTGAGCGATTTTGGTGTTCTTGGAAACGTCACTTACACCAATGCAGAATTCCCTACGCTGGTTCCGATAGTGGAAGGGGTCGGTGCGGACCGGGAATTCACTCAAATCAGCTTGAATCGACAGCTTCAGGATCAAGCAAAATGGGTCTATAATATATCACTGGATTATGAGCGTGATGGCTTTCAGGGCAGGCTAATATACACCCGTCAATCATCCTCCGGTGTCATTTATGACGAGTTTAACTTGAACACGGTGACACCAGCGTTCGCGACGCTTGATGCCCGTTTTTCATATAATTTTGAAAAATTTGGCGGGTTGTGGACAATATTTTTGGAGGGCGATGACCTGCTTACTGGGTCAAAAGAGGCTGATATCCGTTCAGCGGTAAGCTCACAATTCGGCGATGGCGATGCGTCGTTCTTCTATCCACAAAGTTTCCAATTCAACGGCGGCCGCACGGTGACTTTCGGCATTCGCGCCAAATTTTAA